Below is a genomic region from Nilaparvata lugens isolate BPH chromosome 3, ASM1435652v1, whole genome shotgun sequence.
tacttttttatattattttatttaatgattTAAAATATCCGATGAacgctatataaatagaactagggacttctgctactgcaattaTTATCCGTAGAACGAAATAGCAGAAAAAAATTAGAAGAatgaaactgtccaaaaattGCAATTTTGGGCGCAAGTTTTGGACAgtctcatttttcaaatttccttctgctatttatttcttcggtcaatatttgtagtagcagaagtccttagttctatttatatatatctTTCATCggatatttgaaattattattgtacagtaatacaatattgtcCTCATATTGTTGTAGTAATATGTGGCTTGGTGCAACAACTACCTATGTCAATTATCAACTTTCTCACAAATCAGCTTGAAAGTTCACCTTGTATTTTCCAACTACGGCATTTCGATAAGGAAATGTAAGTGCTAGAAGTGCAGAAGTCGACATTGGTAGTTCTGGCATGGAGTATAAATGACAATCTGAAAACATATGTCTTCATTTGTAGTTTTCACACTCTGAGAGTGAAATTACTAAATACAAAAACAACTTCTTATTGCTTTGAGATAGGACATTGGCACTTctgaaactgaaaataatcgATATTAGTGATGTATTTGGTGTATTAAACtcctttttgaaaaaattgacattggtagtttttgcaccaagccacagataataaaaaagtaaaaagaCTAGtaatttctatgattaaatcGTATACAAGTCTAAATGTATCTTTACTCAATTGTATATCCCGCACTGAAGACCGACCTCCTCTACGTCAGTCGTTGTCTCTCCTCTCAGCTGATCCTATTCCTATCACATTGTACTTTCCTACCCGACAACAAACAGTTAACAGACATTGGTTCCTATGTTACCAATCGAGATATCCAACAAGTAAGGCAAAATTAGAGTCTTGCCCTCATTATTCGAAATAGCAACTGTCTAATCTCATCACCCAACTACTAAGAATTCAATATCTTATTTGCATAAATACTGTACCGTAATAGGAACACAATTACATTCAAACAGTTTTATTGATCTGACTTAGACTTCTACTGGATATTTATCAGTAGACCAAAGACTAATCCTCTTAATAATCATAAAGCTACTTATTCAGCTTTATCCTGTTATATTTGATGGCTTATACATGTTACCAATTTAAGTTTTAAGCCATATGCATATGATTTAGATTCATATGCTTGTTTAGATTGGAATTTTTCactttaataacaataatttttctttaCCATAATCGacatctaataattattactgtcaatattgtagaaatgTTAATACTGAAGCGTGAACTGAACAAGGCTAATACAGTACTTTCAAAGAAAGTTTATTatgatttaaataaatattatcatgattatTGTATTCCCAACTATCATAATCTgatatgttttaaataaaatccATAAATTTACCAAATACTATTCATCTATCCTTTAAAAGGCAAAacaattatgaataaattgaagtttCTATGGTGCGATTGATATCATGGATTCAATCAAAAACTTTCAGAACACTAATACTTTGAATAACTTTGTATTAATACATTGTAATGTCATACTTATCTGGTGAatttaatttcttatcaatgaatatacgATTTATTGATGAGACGACGTTTGTACAAAACAttcataacaattttattgattattgtagCAGCTATGGTGGGAgacttattatatattatatatactcaATAAGAGAATACACACATTATATTCTATACATGCAACATAATGaagtaaaatattgtttttcactTTAATTCAATCTTCTATACTTCTGTAAAAGGAGTTTTTATCAGATTCTCCAAGTATATATATTATTCTCAAGGTATTGTCCTTCCTGCTATTGGGAGAATTTTTTCAGTCAATTCCCTTTTTTATATAACTATAGTCtaatataattcattaacaTTCATTGTAAATGTTAAATAAATAGTTTAATGCTATTTGTCATCAATATGTAGAAATCAGTCCCAAGCCTATCAATGTCGAACAAAATCGTaaccaatattataataatatttaagctTATCCcgttatttatttgaaaaaaaatatttctactgGAATCTTTGTGAGAAATACTAAGTATCAATTGTTGCTTGCTAATGTTGTGAATTGTAATTTACGCACTTGATGTTGACTGTGATTATAGTTTTATgtttgaaaaacataattttctattattgtacTATAAATAAGTACAGTAAACAGGATTAATTGGCTTTGTAAAATAGATGCAAAATATTCTACAGTATCATTGTATTGACAATGTAAAAACCACAtcaatagtaggcctataattgtattattataaatattctgGTAATAATGTTTCTGTCATAATCGcgacaatattttttaatattcattgaaatttctagAAGGTGTAtaagatatttttttcaatctttctatattcaattaattcaacaCTATCTCATTATTAATTATATGTCTATGATTAAATTTTAGTGTACAGCTAAAGAAATGTGTACAAATGTATATTGTTAAAATCTTCAATATCACAATACTCAATGAACAAATGTAATTCTACTGTACGAgctaaaaatcaattttcaattgagcTATGAAGGATCGTTATAAATTAACACAGATaaaatttttttcttgtttcaaatacACCATATCACTTCCAATAAACATAGGATTATAATATGCATTCaataagattttttaatttgaaatggTAATTGAAGTAGGAATCTTGTAATTATTTATACGTTTTTTGTCTCTGTAAAAATATATTGGGCTGTGCGATATAGGTACATGTATTGTATGTACATcactattttttaatatttgaattttgaataatttcatgataaatAATACTTATAAGAATTAATCTGTTTTGGATATAATTGGCTCGCTCCTGTCATTTTGActataatgagaataataatggCTATTGTAGATAAAATGTAAAAtcgtttcattttttttcaaaaaatcctaaaaaaatataaagctaattattatcaattttcaatcaaacTTGAGGAACgagttattttgttaataattgttGTACTTTGGTATACCGTTTCGCCTCTAAACCTATATCGTggtttttctctccctatcatttttgacgatgtacttattgtatgaatcagtCAATCAATaaagtgggagagagggccggctgcgccccaACTTTGCTCACCAGTTGAAATAAAGGCAGTCTAAAATTATATATCAGTTTCATGACTGAAATTAATCTATCATTTATCCGtaatcaatcattttttattttcatcaatcatgaTCAAATCCATAAGACTTAGAGTTAAAGTTGAGTTAAAGGTTTCCTTATTATATTTACTACTAATTATTGTCCTTGAGTTTTTCGAATCAATCGTTTCAACTGACAACTGCTATGGAAAGTTCCGttaatttttgtgaaaaattgaagTTTCGCAAATCATTGGCAATTGAAGCGATTGTTCGTGTAAGTGGGTAATGCTCCCATGGCCAAAAAATAACACTggaatttaatataataggcctacataaccAGGAATTAGGCACTTCATCAGGTTTGCTATGAATTACAGATCAGTTTGAAGTACagtataataatgaattatcacCGAAATCGGGTAGATCATTGTTTTTCAGTTAGGATTGTTATCTCCTTTTCAAATTGGtgatatttaataaaaaaatgattatcaCAGTATTAGTAGTACTGTAAAAATATTCAGATATATGATCAATTCCCTTGCTGACCATTCTGTCTTTTAATAAGTTGCActctgatttattattattgttgatataTCTATTTAATTAGGTAATGCTTCATTGAATCAAACCCGCTTTGTTTCTAGTTGTTCTAGTCTGTTAGTTTGCGTTATTTCCTAGCAtttaatcatattgttatgcgtGTTTTAAATTTACAttctttattgttattgtttgaaGCTAAAGCGTTGATGATTGTGAAAGTCTGCTTTTTAATCCAACTAAATTGGctaattgtgtatgtttttgaatattattatcatatttacattctttctctctctctctcgttttattgaattttatgctAAGAGTTTGATTGTTTTTCATCACTGGAAAATtctacaatcaatattttttatttactatttgttattttaatttttttatatccaTGCCATGATCATTATAGTGTTCTCATATTCATTTACGATCAAGTTTATCGACAATATATCTTGGATACGaacaatttatcattattatttcatgtacattaatatttatttctcaTTGTTTACGTCCATGTAAGTTAGTAACTCATCTAATCCATCCATGACTGGAGCAGCGATAGCTCATCAAATTTGCAGCCTCTGACTAACTTAATTGATTTTAGACTTAGTCACATTCAcccaaatttatttatttcattttaaaattttatattgatttttactgacataaaaaattaatttactctGCATCTGGATTAAATGTATATTTCCTTATAAACCTGTGCTGTTACTATTGTGATATTaatcatcaatttattcaaaattaataaaaacccTATTTGAACAATTAAACAGTACCTATTTCATTAGATTCTCTAATAACTAATACCTACAATTACCGTAACTGTAATTATAATAAAACGCATATACTCGGTTGTAAATTGTAAACaagttttgtaaaatatttttctaagaTATTCAATTAACGATTTTGTAAGTTGCCAgtttaatattgttatattcTCTTGTTCtgtaattatcatttttaaCTTGTTCATTTGAATCCAGACTACCTGGCTCATCCACACCTTCTGATATGTCTAATGGGTCAACAGTTGCCTCTGGAGGCCTGGAGTCTGTGGATTCAGATAAAAAAGCATAGTCTGGTATGCGTTCCGCTTCCAAAGGGATTATCCCACATGTTCTGAAACCACTGACCCCATTATCTACATTAGCAGACTTCCCCCAAGCTATATTTAGAAGAGTTCCAAACTGCAGTCGCGTGATTTTCCGTGAAGGATTGTTGActatgaaatttgaacatgCAGCATAAAAGTTCATTTTCAGCGACTTGAAAAATGCGCGGTCCAACGGCTGAAGCCAGTGGCTAGTATGAGGTGGAATGCTCATCAGaagtatattattttcttccgCAAACTCCAGCATTTCAATGCAACTCGTGTGCGACGTGTGGCCGTCCAATAGCAGAAGAACTTTTCCTGCTGGTTTCCTAGGCGTAAAATGATTCTTCAGCCAATCAAAAAAAATCTCACTATTCACATAGCCAGACTTGGGAGACATCTTCACTTCTGCACCAGGTGGCAAACCATCACAAAACTCCTGCTTCAAATTTTTCCCTTTCATTATACAAAAAGGTGGCAAGAATGTGCCTTCTCCATTAACACACGCTAATAAAGAAATAGTCTCTCCTTTCTCTCCAGATGTGACAGATGTCACATTTTTCGAACCTTTCAAGGCAACAACTTTCCCAGGTTTGTTGTTGAGTTGTAAACCCGTTTCGtccatattaaaaatatttcctGGTTTGTCAATGAGACCGTTtgattcaataacatttttcaagagCTCAAAATATTCTTTTACAACTATTTTATTTAAGCCCTTTACTCTTGCTAGTGAGACTCCTTCGGATTGTCTGATGGAAAGTTCAGAGTTACGAGCAAGAAAAGAAGACAACCAGTCATAGCCTGCCTGCTTCTTCTCGTGACTGAAATTGTGCTTCAATTTCAGGTTCTCAGCAAGATAGTAAGCCATGGAGCGTACAGAGTCCCTTGTTGGAGTGAACCCTCGCGATTGGAGTTTTTTAATGTGtccaacaatttttttctcattttcaattcccAACAAAGAACTTTTCCCCATGGAGCCCTTATCGAAATTCTGGGATTTGAGGCGCCGTTTTAAAGTAGTCTTTGGAACTCCAAAAGCTGTAGCTGCTGCATTCACtcccatcttcttctcttcgaCAGCTTTCACAGCATTCTTCAAACCATCTTCGGTCCATTCTCCTCGCCCAGAAGTTCCTTTCCTCTTGTAGAAAGTAGGCATTCctataaaaaatcgaaaaaaagAAAACTTATTAGAAtttattgttaataatgataatttcagCAACATTCATTGCGGCTTTCATAACATTTGTAATATTTCTTAACATTCAATATAGGCTAAgtagtaatattttttcattgtgtattattgttttatgaGCAATAATAGGGCTGTTAAAacctaaaaataaaatttttgcatgaaatataattctattttaccAGTTAAACAAATTAAGCAATTGATATAGAAAATAAAAGTTTAATACAATACATGGTCCAACTATCCCAGGCTTTTCAAGTGGTCCAACTATCCCAAATGTCACTGGTCCATCTATCcctaattgtagagattttcatggtcaatcttttctacttgtaattttttgtttaaattgtacctatctgaagcctgataattgggaatctaaaatccaactttgcatagatgaggcggagctcctgaaatttttacagattataagacttgtggcagttgatagaggttatcaatgactatattaggtataaattcgatcaaaatcgttggagccgtttttgaggaAATCGCCGGATCCTTaaagtgtaaggaccttaagttccaaatgtcaagttattccgttaattgggagatgagatgtcgtgtacacagacgcacatacactcatataaacacacacacatacagaccaatactcaaaaaccgcttttttggactcaggggacattgaaacgttaagaaatttggaaattggggtaccttaatttttttcggaaagcattactttccttacccatggtaatagggcaaggcgAGTAAAAAACATACTCTTGGGCTTATGACACGACTAAGTAAAGACCAGATCACACAGCAATAAACGAAAAAAAAATCCCTCCCCAGGTGTTTAAATATTGCAACGCATAGACATTCGTCTGAATGAAGACGTTTGATTTGTTCTTTGTCAGCTGCTGTGTGCATTGGTCTTAAGAAATAGGAACAGCAGATCCCAGATGCTCCTGATTGGTACAACCCAGCATAGTACCTAGTTGTTCATTATCATTACGGTAGTGAATTAACCTTATTTTAGtttactttttcaatataaaataattctgTATCTACCTCAAATTGATTAAGATTATTGTAAAagtcaattattatattgaaaagaCTGCGATTCAAAATTAATCTTTACTCAGATTTTTAAAGCCTTCCAAAATTATCTAACTTTATCGTGTACTGTACTGTACCTAAATTTGGAAGTTTATTATGATTCaatcagttcaaaaatattgtttatctATTCATGAAATTTCAGTATATATTTCTGGTGTGTATATTCTATAAACATGTTTTACCAAGCTTAATTGGAAGTCATTGTTCTCAAAGTGAGTATATCTAAATATATTTATAGAGAGTACCCTACTCTATAGAAACTATCCTATTTTACTTAAAGCCATGCGCACACcatgtttttgaataatttggcgcggttgcacaaaagtctgtttaATTTTAACTGCAATAATTTAAgatgttttttgtttttctaattAGTTTTCATAACATTTAACCGGATCACCGTTAAGTTTAACAGGCATGTGCAACGGGCATTTTAAATTAAGGTACCTAATAATTAAGGTTGgcctttattattataaattttacttGCTTTAAAACTTTATTATCATTAGCCTAATTCAATATAGCTGAAAAAGCtgaaactgcaaattaatttTGCAATAACTTCTAATTTAGTGGAAAAAATTAGAGTGTCCTACGAAAGTCCATttgacatgaaatttgcaacaaaaaaatgATCAGTGAAATTTTCTTATACTGTAGCCTATCGACCTTGGTTTTCGagtatatagatttttcgatgtttttgataACGTCAATGTCTAGAAAAGCATCAATCAAAATccaattctaaggatatggttggaaagaaaaatgaatttccaataagattaatttatttgttactgtacttttttgacgtttttaaactttttataaGCGTTTAAACTGTAATCTATTATCTCCGGCTGTTAAACCTGTCGTGGGACACCTTGTATAGGATGGAAAAAGTCTGTGCCATCACCACATCTGTGTGATTTGAGCCTAAGATTCTAGttacaatgattattttcagGATGGAATTCAACACAAGACACAACGTTACAAGCTTTGGATGAATTGCCAGAGTTGGAAGATAAAATTGCAAAGAACCCATATGTTAAAACcataaccaaaaataaaaccTGCATGGAAGAAAGTacaaaatatgatttttttgaGAATATAAGAGAATCTAAAAAAGACAATATTTCCAAATTGCAACATGGAGAAAATGCAACAAGTTTGGCGGTGCATTCTGGCATTGATAGCAAACCACTAAATAAAAACCCAAGTATTGAGCTTGATTCTCCAAAGAGGGTGTGGCTAAACTTCCCTTTACAAATTGAACTAGAAATGGAAAAGAATAACAATGACAATAGTCTGTATAGGATAAAATCTTTTTTATTTGATAGTGATAGCTTTGAATTTTCTAATCTATTTTATGGAAGAGAATACTCAACActtaaaaaaatggaaaatccaATAGAAATGATTTCACCTACATATAATCCTTTCTCTTCTCAAAGAACTCCGGTAAAAATAACACCTGCCACTAGATTACATTTTCCTTTTCACTTTAAACCACCATTACAAACAAGAGGCTATCCTATAAGTTCAAATGCGGCCAATAATAATGCAAAAACAACACGAACTGTTTTTACACAATCAGGACTTGGTGACAGAGACTTTTATCAGCCGAATATTGCAGTTACTGAGTCTATATTAATATCAAAACCAACTACTGTCACACCAATCAAAACCACAAAGAAGAATAGAAAGCCAACTTTTGCCACGGCGCAAACATTTGGTGATTTCTCCATTGATTCAGGATATCTCCCAACC
It encodes:
- the LOC111063062 gene encoding uncharacterized protein LOC111063062, with product MKFQYIFLVCIFYKHVLPSLIGSHCSQRWNSTQDTTLQALDELPELEDKIAKNPYVKTITKNKTCMEESTKYDFFENIRESKKDNISKLQHGENATSLAVHSGIDSKPLNKNPSIELDSPKRVWLNFPLQIELEMEKNNNDNSLYRIKSFLFDSDSFEFSNLFYGREYSTLKKMENPIEMISPTYNPFSSQRTPVKITPATRLHFPFHFKPPLQTRGYPISSNAANNNAKTTRTVFTQSGLGDRDFYQPNIAVTESILISKPTTVTPIKTTKKNRKPTFATAQTFGDFSIDSGYLPTTHRYPSTNSKSFDQEHKTIFNQENINIPSLDYLNLPTMTYPDIINHKGVLSKLKDYLKRKFGKNITPFPLYSGIDFENVFSNYDFQNNFNATLPFPLIEAITLPQTHEKYLKKSKLKTFLGRMFRTSSESIINTL
- the LOC120350253 gene encoding uncharacterized protein LOC120350253 gives rise to the protein MPTFYKRKGTSGRGEWTEDGLKNAVKAVEEKKMGVNAAATAFGVPKTTLKRRLKSQNFDKGSMGKSSLLGIENEKKIVGHIKKLQSRGFTPTRDSVRSMAYYLAENLKLKHNFSHEKKQAGYDWLSSFLARNSELSIRQSEGVSLARVKGLNKIVVKEYFELLKNVIESNGLIDKPGNIFNMDETGLQLNNKPGKVVALKGSKNVTSVTSGEKGETISLLACVNGEGTFLPPFCIMKGKNLKQEFCDGLPPGAEVKMSPKSGYVNSEIFFDWLKNHFTPRKPAGKVLLLLDGHTSHTSCIEMLEFAEENNILLMSIPPHTSHWLQPLDRAFFKSLKMNFYAACSNFIVNNPSRKITRLQFGTLLNIAWGKSANVDNGVSGFRTCGIIPLEAERIPDYAFLSESTDSRPPEATVDPLDISEGVDEPGSLDSNEQVKNDNYRTREYNNIKLATYKIVN